From a single Gimesia fumaroli genomic region:
- a CDS encoding S-adenosylmethionine decarboxylase family protein has translation MHKGRHLLIDCRNVPRDVCLNDQLVLEAMARGATRAGATVISQVRYHFGHNSAPGFTAMCLLDESHCSAHCYADLGLIALDVFTCGETDPNDVLRYIREEVDLGDVSILEMPRFPIPNGRPALQEPAGSHTEAEQVVAL, from the coding sequence TTGCATAAAGGAAGACATCTTCTCATTGATTGTCGTAATGTCCCGCGGGACGTTTGTCTAAACGACCAACTGGTACTTGAAGCCATGGCGCGGGGAGCAACACGCGCTGGTGCAACTGTGATTTCACAGGTTAGATATCACTTTGGTCATAATTCTGCACCGGGCTTCACAGCTATGTGCCTTCTAGATGAAAGCCACTGCTCAGCTCACTGCTATGCCGACTTAGGCTTAATCGCTCTCGACGTCTTCACCTGTGGCGAAACCGACCCGAATGACGTATTACGTTACATTCGGGAAGAAGTCGACCTAGGAGACGTCAGCATTCTTGAGATGCCCCGATTCCCCATCCCTAATGGGAGACCTGCTTTACAGGAACCAGCCGGTTCCCACACGGAAGCAGAACAGGTCGTCGCTCTATAA
- a CDS encoding response regulator — protein MSLIPATHTTETLTRRFAEPVINSVLDVFKYFVGTTVELVKVVEVHEAPRYEKSSAIEVNGPGKGIVVVNLPRDLVSKAVSLLIDESLADDEHVLTDFSCELSNMIAGQAKKAVDHMGFLLGHPSVIETEQIDTLYPPEAGSQCGIFNTGIGPIIVYFGFVGQLGDIIDYDQEDADKKRVMIIDPDEMNRALFEGLLHERYTVESAATVEEAFMDAAIHVPDLILLDIDGSEGSHAEAVKYIKESPFVCNVEVLVMTSNRSTTSIIQAFNHGASDYILKTDFTKQILVGKIERALGRTPVVKEAVTSAK, from the coding sequence ATGTCTCTCATTCCAGCTACCCACACGACTGAAACATTGACCAGACGGTTTGCAGAACCAGTCATTAATTCAGTGCTCGATGTATTTAAATATTTTGTTGGTACAACTGTCGAATTGGTCAAAGTTGTCGAAGTACATGAGGCTCCTCGTTATGAGAAGAGCTCTGCGATCGAAGTGAATGGACCTGGAAAAGGGATCGTGGTGGTGAATTTACCGCGTGATCTGGTTTCCAAAGCCGTTTCACTTCTGATCGATGAATCTCTGGCTGATGACGAACATGTTCTGACCGATTTCTCATGTGAATTGTCGAATATGATTGCAGGCCAGGCCAAAAAAGCAGTTGACCATATGGGGTTTTTGTTAGGTCATCCTTCCGTCATCGAAACAGAGCAGATTGATACATTATATCCTCCGGAAGCTGGATCTCAGTGTGGTATTTTTAATACAGGCATTGGTCCGATCATTGTCTATTTTGGTTTTGTCGGTCAACTGGGAGATATTATTGATTATGACCAAGAGGACGCAGATAAGAAACGCGTCATGATCATCGACCCGGATGAAATGAACCGCGCCTTATTCGAGGGGCTATTGCACGAACGTTACACCGTTGAGAGTGCTGCTACAGTGGAAGAGGCCTTTATGGATGCAGCGATCCATGTTCCTGATTTAATTCTGCTGGATATCGATGGCAGTGAAGGCAGTCATGCGGAAGCGGTAAAATACATTAAAGAGTCTCCTTTTGTCTGTAATGTTGAAGTTCTGGTAATGACCTCAAATCGTTCAACAACGTCCATCATTCAGGCGTTTAATCATGGTGCGAGCGACTATATTCTTAAAACAGACTTCACAAAGCAGATTCTTGTTGGCAAAATAGAGCGCGCACTCGGAAGAACGCCGGTTGTCAAAGAGGCAGTGACTTCTGCGAAATAA
- a CDS encoding SDR family oxidoreductase: MNLEGKVAVITGSAVRIGRSMALALAEAGCDLCIHYLTSEQEANQTCADIKQLGRRAIAVSADLSAPLQAASEIIDATVAEFGKVDILINSASVFENKSLRTSTEHDWDSHFDINLKAPYFLCQRFAAAIQPGQSGQIVNIVDWRALRAGVGHLPYRITKAGLVTLTECLSLELAPEVQVNAIAPGAILPPPGQDASYLESRAEKVPLKRAGNPQEICDALLYLLRSDFVTGEVLTVSGGEQFSAGIE; encoded by the coding sequence TTGAATCTGGAAGGAAAAGTAGCCGTAATCACCGGGTCTGCTGTTCGCATTGGGCGTTCGATGGCGCTGGCATTAGCTGAAGCAGGTTGTGATCTCTGCATTCATTATCTCACTTCAGAGCAGGAAGCAAATCAGACCTGTGCGGACATCAAGCAACTTGGAAGACGGGCGATTGCAGTTTCGGCTGATTTATCTGCGCCTCTGCAGGCGGCTTCCGAAATTATCGATGCCACTGTCGCTGAGTTTGGAAAAGTCGATATTCTGATTAACAGTGCTTCCGTATTCGAAAATAAGAGTTTGCGGACTTCGACCGAGCATGACTGGGATTCCCACTTCGATATCAATTTGAAGGCCCCTTATTTTTTGTGTCAGCGTTTCGCAGCAGCAATTCAGCCGGGACAAAGTGGGCAGATTGTCAATATCGTTGACTGGAGAGCATTGAGGGCCGGTGTGGGGCACCTGCCCTATCGGATTACCAAAGCCGGGTTGGTGACGTTAACAGAATGTTTGTCGCTGGAATTAGCTCCCGAGGTCCAGGTGAATGCCATTGCACCCGGTGCGATTCTACCGCCCCCCGGCCAGGATGCGAGCTATCTGGAAAGCCGTGCTGAAAAAGTCCCCTTGAAGCGCGCAGGAAACCCCCAGGAAATCTGTGACGCCCTGCTTTATCTCTTGCGCTCTGACTTTGTGACGGGCGAAGTGTTGACGGTTTCCGGAGGGGAACAGTTTTCAGCCGGGATTGAGTGA
- the folB gene encoding dihydroneopterin aldolase — protein sequence MPDQIHISDLLLRTIIGINEEERNKRQDVLINLTLQVDLRAAGRSDEISDAVNYRTITKEIIDLVENSQFQLVEKMADEVAKICLKDDRVQQTTIRIEKPGALRFARSVGVTVERTRDDFSGV from the coding sequence ATGCCCGATCAAATTCATATTTCCGATTTACTGCTACGCACCATTATTGGCATTAATGAGGAAGAAAGAAACAAGAGGCAGGACGTCTTAATCAATCTGACGCTGCAGGTTGATTTGCGGGCAGCCGGTCGTTCAGACGAAATAAGTGATGCTGTGAATTATCGAACGATCACGAAAGAGATTATTGATCTGGTAGAGAATTCGCAGTTTCAACTGGTCGAAAAAATGGCGGATGAAGTAGCGAAAATCTGTCTGAAAGATGATCGCGTGCAGCAGACGACAATCAGGATTGAAAAGCCGGGTGCCTTGCGCTTTGCCCGTTCGGTCGGAGTGACTGTTGAGAGGACGCGCGACGATTTTTCCGGAGTGTGA
- a CDS encoding TadE/TadG family type IV pilus assembly protein codes for MRVIQDKRLKSGKAMPSRRGVAAVEFALVAPVFLALILGMVAVRKAVHTSTIMDAALAQSGRLASMDADLNLPSGMTLNDKIILDVRNFLRASGIENDETNLTVTITHADDAEGVPLDPMPNPPSDGTEFDLSDPANRNRLFRIGIEIPDGATSTKLTDIMNLEGSMAKPMSGDPVWDLILNNGTTKIVN; via the coding sequence ATGCGTGTAATTCAAGACAAACGACTGAAATCAGGAAAGGCAATGCCCAGCCGCAGAGGTGTGGCTGCCGTTGAATTTGCCCTGGTCGCACCAGTCTTCCTGGCGTTAATTCTGGGAATGGTTGCCGTCCGCAAGGCTGTGCACACTTCCACAATTATGGATGCGGCTTTGGCTCAGTCAGGGCGTCTGGCTTCGATGGATGCCGATCTGAATCTGCCTTCCGGGATGACGTTGAATGACAAAATCATTCTCGATGTCCGCAATTTTCTGCGCGCGTCCGGAATTGAAAACGATGAAACAAATCTGACGGTCACCATTACCCATGCGGATGATGCTGAAGGCGTTCCACTGGACCCGATGCCAAATCCTCCCAGTGATGGAACTGAGTTTGATTTGAGTGATCCCGCGAATCGCAATCGGTTATTCCGGATTGGAATTGAAATTCCTGATGGTGCGACAAGTACCAAACTCACTGACATTATGAATCTGGAAGGATCAATGGCCAAGCCGATGAGTGGTGATCCTGTCTGGGATTTAATTTTGAATAATGGCACGACAAAGATTGTCAACTAG
- a CDS encoding DUF1559 family PulG-like putative transporter — MKSSTPFFRPRRRGFTLIELLVVIAIIAILIALLLPAVQQAREAARRSTCKNSLKQIGLALHNYHDVHRSYPPGYIARGVTFGQASSFETGSGFAWGTMVLPFMDQAPLYNQLNLDLDASVSPNIELGDEAIPIFRCPSDTNQGVFTVSDGSNSYMLASANYVGIYGYGSLTDDPGDPTDKGILFRNSNIKIRDITDGSSNTIVVGERSHQHQFVGASTVVEADSTWYAAIPNVTRPSGMMMMPVEGSASLILGHVGQGTGMMSMQHPPNTTNHIANFSSKHEGGAHFLLGDGAVRFLSENIHYETFRYLGTISDGNVIGEF; from the coding sequence ATGAAATCTTCAACACCATTTTTCAGACCACGAAGACGTGGTTTTACACTCATTGAACTCCTCGTTGTCATCGCGATTATCGCAATCCTGATCGCCTTACTCCTGCCGGCTGTCCAACAGGCCAGAGAAGCGGCCCGCCGTTCTACCTGCAAGAACAGCCTGAAACAGATCGGGCTGGCTTTGCACAACTACCATGACGTCCACCGCAGTTATCCCCCCGGATATATCGCACGTGGCGTTACTTTTGGTCAGGCCAGTAGTTTTGAAACCGGCTCTGGCTTCGCCTGGGGCACGATGGTTCTGCCCTTTATGGATCAGGCTCCGCTGTACAATCAGCTCAATCTGGACCTGGATGCCTCCGTCAGCCCAAATATTGAATTGGGCGATGAAGCCATTCCCATCTTTCGCTGTCCGAGTGACACGAATCAGGGAGTCTTTACCGTCTCCGATGGCTCAAATTCTTATATGCTCGCTTCGGCGAACTATGTGGGAATTTATGGCTACGGAAGTCTGACAGATGATCCAGGCGATCCAACTGATAAAGGAATCCTGTTTCGAAACTCGAATATCAAAATCCGTGATATTACAGATGGTTCGTCCAATACGATTGTTGTTGGCGAACGCTCGCACCAGCATCAATTCGTCGGCGCGTCGACGGTCGTCGAGGCCGATTCCACCTGGTACGCCGCCATTCCCAATGTCACACGTCCTTCCGGAATGATGATGATGCCAGTCGAAGGTTCTGCATCATTAATTTTAGGACACGTAGGGCAGGGAACTGGAATGATGAGCATGCAGCACCCACCAAATACGACCAACCATATCGCTAACTTCTCCAGTAAACATGAAGGGGGAGCTCATTTTCTCCTAGGCGATGGCGCCGTTCGATTTCTCAGTGAAAACATACACTACGAAACCTTTCGATATCTGGGAACGATTAGTGACGGGAATGTCATCGGAGAATTTTAA
- a CDS encoding TadE/TadG family type IV pilus assembly protein: MFTRRSRQALNQKTQSKRSGATLVELAFVTPVFLVFVYAIFEFGYAYMVSNIIQEATQEGAKLGRCEDVTTAQVEDKVKRLLDTVFDSDLATIMVKNASSFDTPGTDVEQINYSTLPDIELSNADKAQLFIVRVEVPYKDVRLLSSFFVDPVKAAEAAAKEDSMILSGHTVRRHE, translated from the coding sequence ATGTTTACGCGGCGAAGCCGACAGGCATTGAATCAGAAAACGCAATCAAAACGTTCCGGTGCCACCCTGGTGGAACTGGCGTTTGTCACTCCGGTTTTCCTGGTGTTTGTGTACGCCATTTTTGAATTTGGCTATGCCTACATGGTTTCAAACATCATTCAGGAAGCGACTCAGGAAGGTGCCAAGCTGGGGCGTTGTGAGGATGTCACGACCGCCCAGGTCGAGGACAAAGTCAAACGTCTGCTAGACACGGTTTTCGATTCAGATTTAGCGACGATTATGGTGAAAAACGCCAGTTCGTTTGACACCCCCGGCACCGATGTAGAGCAGATTAATTACTCGACTCTACCTGATATTGAATTATCCAATGCTGATAAAGCCCAGCTGTTTATTGTTCGTGTCGAAGTTCCTTACAAAGATGTTCGGCTACTGAGTTCATTTTTTGTTGATCCAGTGAAAGCAGCTGAGGCTGCGGCGAAAGAGGACAGCATGATCTTATCCGGGCACACTGTCAGACGTCACGAATAA
- a CDS encoding polysaccharide pyruvyl transferase family protein, which yields MNQQQDTNRRTWLKLAACQSLGIAGFFNSGLLQQQAFSQPGTKSADRPTLLLRSGWQTVNIGDIGHSPGILKLLEVYAPEFQIILWPNSVDRGVEPMLQKRFPDLKIVKGRLRRDGKLDSSDLEQAFQQADFFLHGSGPSVVSRRELAFWKQSTGKPYGIYGVTVSKINPELHDLLSGADFIFTRETHSLKNLKDAKVTSAHQDFAPDATFAIDLTDDPKAAQFQQQHQLETGNYLCAVPRLRFTPYHKIHKGIRWSKEKIHEVESVNKQYQELDHAKLRAAIIKWVRTTGNKAVVCPEMTYQTEIIQPLVIDPLPADVKPRVVAHTDYWLPDEAGSLYRDAAAVVSMECHSPIIACAFGTPGLYVRQPTDTIKGQMWYDIGLKDWTFEIDEVDQQQIADRVMAVAGHKEQSQAKLKSVMQSIQQRQKRTMQTVKQAVLKSHST from the coding sequence ATGAATCAACAACAAGATACAAACAGGCGAACCTGGCTAAAGCTGGCCGCTTGCCAATCTCTGGGAATCGCTGGATTCTTCAATAGCGGCTTGCTGCAACAACAGGCATTCTCTCAACCGGGAACAAAATCAGCAGATCGCCCCACGCTCCTGCTCCGTTCCGGCTGGCAGACGGTCAATATCGGTGACATCGGCCACTCGCCCGGTATTTTGAAACTGCTCGAAGTGTATGCCCCGGAATTTCAGATCATTCTCTGGCCGAACAGTGTCGATCGGGGTGTGGAGCCAATGTTGCAAAAACGATTTCCCGATCTGAAAATCGTCAAAGGCCGCCTCCGTCGAGATGGCAAATTAGATTCCAGCGACCTTGAACAGGCGTTCCAACAGGCGGATTTCTTTCTGCATGGTTCCGGCCCCAGTGTGGTTTCCCGCAGAGAACTGGCCTTCTGGAAACAATCGACCGGCAAACCTTACGGCATCTATGGCGTGACCGTCTCCAAAATCAATCCGGAATTACACGATCTGCTCTCTGGAGCCGATTTTATCTTCACTCGGGAAACCCATTCCCTGAAAAACCTCAAAGATGCCAAGGTCACCTCCGCGCACCAGGATTTCGCTCCCGATGCCACTTTTGCGATTGATTTAACAGACGATCCCAAAGCAGCACAATTCCAACAGCAACATCAGCTGGAAACAGGGAACTACCTCTGTGCGGTGCCCCGGCTGAGATTTACGCCGTATCACAAAATCCACAAAGGAATCCGCTGGTCAAAAGAGAAAATCCACGAAGTCGAATCGGTGAATAAACAATATCAGGAACTCGATCATGCAAAACTGAGAGCCGCCATTATCAAATGGGTTCGAACCACCGGGAACAAAGCCGTTGTCTGCCCGGAAATGACCTATCAAACCGAAATCATTCAACCACTGGTGATTGACCCACTTCCCGCAGATGTCAAACCGCGTGTAGTCGCCCATACCGATTATTGGCTGCCGGACGAGGCAGGTTCCCTCTATCGTGATGCCGCTGCTGTCGTCAGCATGGAGTGTCATTCTCCCATCATTGCCTGTGCATTTGGCACGCCCGGTCTTTATGTCCGCCAACCGACCGATACCATCAAAGGACAAATGTGGTACGATATCGGGCTCAAAGACTGGACCTTTGAAATTGATGAAGTCGATCAGCAACAAATTGCAGACCGTGTAATGGCTGTCGCTGGTCATAAAGAACAATCGCAAGCCAAGCTGAAATCAGTCATGCAATCAATTCAGCAACGCCAGAAACGGACCATGCAAACTGTGAAACAAGCCGTTCTCAAGTCGCATTCTACTTGA
- the folK gene encoding 2-amino-4-hydroxy-6-hydroxymethyldihydropteridine diphosphokinase, with product MNQAFLALGSNICPEENLPQAVRLLEESGRIIGRSSVWQSKPVGDTDQDDFLNAAVLLETEWDVSEICLKVIPEIEHELHRVRDPLNKNGPRTIDIDLVLFNREQLRFEHRIIPDPEIPERVFLAVPLAELAPQYCVPGLERDLAHIADELQAVNGGLLIRRHDVVL from the coding sequence ATGAATCAGGCCTTTCTGGCATTAGGCAGCAATATCTGTCCGGAAGAAAATTTGCCTCAGGCGGTCAGGTTACTGGAAGAATCGGGGCGCATCATCGGTCGGTCTTCCGTTTGGCAGAGCAAGCCTGTCGGGGATACGGATCAAGATGATTTTTTGAACGCGGCAGTACTTCTGGAAACAGAATGGGACGTATCTGAAATCTGCCTGAAAGTGATTCCCGAGATCGAGCATGAGCTGCACCGTGTGCGTGATCCATTGAATAAAAATGGGCCGCGAACAATCGATATTGATCTGGTACTGTTTAATCGCGAACAGTTGCGATTCGAGCATCGAATAATTCCGGACCCGGAAATCCCGGAGCGTGTATTTCTGGCGGTCCCGCTTGCGGAACTGGCTCCCCAGTATTGTGTTCCCGGCCTGGAAAGAGACTTGGCGCACATCGCCGATGAACTGCAGGCTGTAAATGGCGGCCTGTTGATTCGCCGCCATGACGTCGTGCTTTAA
- a CDS encoding vWA domain-containing protein, whose translation MKQTPMSKKKKMDLPGDQNRRGAFMVMAVPFLIATMGFMAFGIDIAVITMTKTRMRNAVEAAALAAAQQITDAVQTTADDIQQGQDVGSAVQDANSIAVDAAKAMAEKVARLNGVYIDPETDVKFGKRYQDASGTFHMVWGETAKPYNVVKVIARRDNPAEGQQDSKLQLFFAGFMSDKTAAVTTSAIAFIEARDIVLVLDYSGSMSYDSEFGAMSSYSMGKPAVEANLDDIWNTLVASGATYSDTGKLKFPADGYGKIDSAEGTYISSYDDDYIFQALDLDEVDSSGNLKYPFPQEGKNYYGNLNGQPTGYTNKNLWKNYIRWVRTNSTVNNYGYRKKYGYRTLMGYLVGQRKKNNQSEDLWRAPIYPFHAMKEGVTLFTDFLDGLQFGDYIGLVTYDDSSRVESVLNDDGILDTVDLGDELITNRYADIDTIQRHKQASHYAPYTGMGYGIRDAKELLESHGRAGARPTILVMTDGNANRSPSDWSLPGSWDWDQVTDFDGDGQADYATSSRDKQYAFWQAVEAANLGYTVHTMTVGAGADRNLMQAIAKACNGIWIDAPGGATIEDMQAQLLVAFGKIAANVPPAKLLADPESDF comes from the coding sequence ATGAAACAGACACCTATGAGTAAAAAAAAGAAAATGGATCTGCCGGGCGATCAAAATCGCCGCGGTGCGTTCATGGTTATGGCGGTGCCATTTCTGATCGCGACGATGGGATTCATGGCGTTCGGAATCGACATTGCCGTCATTACGATGACCAAGACCAGAATGCGAAATGCGGTTGAAGCCGCTGCTCTGGCTGCGGCACAGCAGATTACCGATGCTGTGCAGACTACCGCTGATGATATTCAGCAGGGACAGGATGTCGGTAGTGCGGTGCAGGATGCCAATTCGATTGCCGTTGATGCCGCAAAGGCAATGGCAGAAAAGGTGGCGCGCTTAAATGGGGTCTATATTGATCCGGAAACCGATGTCAAATTCGGGAAACGGTATCAGGATGCCTCCGGGACTTTTCACATGGTCTGGGGGGAAACAGCGAAACCTTATAATGTCGTCAAGGTGATCGCCCGCCGTGATAATCCAGCAGAAGGTCAGCAGGATTCGAAACTGCAACTGTTCTTTGCCGGCTTCATGAGTGACAAGACAGCGGCAGTGACCACTTCGGCGATCGCCTTCATTGAAGCACGTGACATTGTTCTGGTGCTCGACTATTCAGGTTCCATGAGCTACGACAGTGAGTTCGGCGCCATGTCGTCATACAGCATGGGTAAACCGGCTGTTGAGGCTAATCTGGATGATATCTGGAATACCTTGGTTGCATCCGGTGCAACCTACTCGGATACGGGTAAACTGAAGTTCCCGGCCGACGGGTATGGAAAGATCGATTCTGCTGAGGGAACTTACATCAGCTCGTATGATGATGACTACATTTTCCAGGCGTTAGACCTGGATGAAGTTGATTCGAGTGGAAACCTGAAGTATCCATTCCCACAGGAAGGGAAGAATTACTACGGAAACTTAAACGGCCAGCCGACTGGTTACACAAACAAAAATTTGTGGAAGAACTACATCAGATGGGTTCGGACAAACAGCACCGTCAACAACTATGGATACCGTAAAAAATACGGCTATCGTACATTGATGGGTTATCTGGTTGGACAACGAAAGAAAAACAATCAGTCTGAAGACTTGTGGCGGGCTCCGATCTATCCGTTCCATGCCATGAAAGAAGGCGTGACGTTGTTCACGGACTTCCTCGATGGCTTGCAGTTCGGCGATTATATCGGACTCGTAACGTACGACGATTCTTCACGCGTCGAATCCGTTCTGAATGATGACGGTATCCTGGATACCGTTGATCTGGGGGATGAACTGATCACAAATCGTTATGCCGATATCGATACGATTCAGAGACACAAACAGGCGTCACACTATGCCCCCTACACTGGTATGGGTTACGGGATTCGTGATGCAAAAGAGTTATTGGAGTCTCATGGTCGTGCCGGTGCCCGTCCGACGATTCTGGTCATGACAGACGGGAACGCAAACCGTTCTCCCTCTGACTGGTCACTTCCAGGAAGTTGGGACTGGGATCAGGTCACCGACTTCGATGGAGATGGTCAAGCCGACTATGCAACCAGCAGTCGCGATAAACAGTATGCGTTCTGGCAGGCAGTTGAAGCTGCTAACCTGGGATATACCGTGCATACGATGACTGTGGGTGCGGGAGCCGACCGAAACCTGATGCAGGCTATTGCCAAAGCTTGCAACGGTATCTGGATTGACGCTCCTGGTGGCGCTACCATCGAGGATATGCAGGCACAACTGCTGGTCGCCTTTGGTAAGATTGCTGCCAATGTACCGCCTGCAAAATTGCTGGCAGACCCTGAGAGCGATTTCTAA
- a CDS encoding alpha/beta hydrolase family protein: MKPLPLLFRIFFIILVTSLLLFPQSEVYTSTKDTGKSEWTGKQDEWNGFQRFRFQIAGRNCYVVTPRKTAPGKPWVWRARFPDFHYEMDIELLKQGFHIAYMDVANLFGSPQAIEYGDQFYDYLTKQHGFQSKVALEGVSRGGLFIYNWALKNPEKVSCIYADTPVCDFKSWPGGKGKSQGSAASWKACLKAYKMTEAEALAYKNNPIDRIQIIAEAGIPVLHIVSENDQVVPPAENTYLMFSRVPKKDRKHNFQVISVKKGTEKSKGHHFQHPKPEQVVSFIVKHSMTQESNPH, from the coding sequence ATGAAACCTCTGCCTTTACTTTTTCGCATTTTTTTCATCATATTGGTGACTTCACTTTTGCTCTTTCCTCAAAGTGAAGTATATACCTCCACAAAAGATACAGGGAAATCTGAGTGGACTGGCAAACAAGACGAATGGAATGGCTTTCAACGATTCCGCTTTCAGATTGCAGGACGCAACTGCTATGTAGTGACTCCCAGGAAAACCGCCCCCGGAAAACCCTGGGTCTGGCGCGCCCGATTTCCAGACTTCCACTATGAAATGGATATCGAACTCCTGAAGCAGGGATTTCATATCGCCTATATGGACGTGGCGAACCTGTTTGGATCACCGCAGGCAATCGAGTATGGCGATCAATTCTACGACTACTTGACAAAGCAACACGGATTTCAATCGAAAGTCGCTCTTGAGGGAGTCAGTCGGGGAGGCCTTTTTATTTACAACTGGGCTCTAAAAAATCCAGAGAAGGTCAGTTGCATCTATGCTGATACCCCCGTTTGTGATTTCAAAAGCTGGCCGGGCGGAAAAGGAAAAAGTCAGGGATCAGCGGCTAGCTGGAAGGCCTGTCTCAAAGCATACAAAATGACCGAAGCGGAAGCACTGGCATACAAAAACAATCCCATTGACCGCATCCAGATCATTGCCGAAGCCGGGATTCCTGTATTGCACATCGTCTCGGAAAATGATCAGGTTGTGCCTCCCGCTGAGAACACCTATTTGATGTTCAGCCGCGTACCGAAGAAAGATCGCAAGCACAACTTCCAGGTGATCTCGGTCAAAAAAGGGACCGAAAAATCAAAAGGGCACCACTTCCAACACCCAAAGCCGGAACAGGTTGTCTCATTCATCGTGAAACACAGCATGACACAAGAGAGTAACCCCCATTGA